The Helicobacter fennelliae nucleotide sequence GGATTTTTGCTCAAGCTGCAACTCCGCAAAATCCCCTCCTCTGCGAAGCCCTAAATACAGCTTTGATAAATCAAACAAGCTCAATTCCTTTGCGCCCAAAATCAAAGAAAGCCCATATCTTTTGTATTCCATATCTGCAAACCCAAGATTCTGTCGCAAAAAATAAAAAAACCGCTCTTGTCCATAATCATTAAGCAAATTCACAAAAGGCACATTGAGTGATTGACGCAAGGCATAAAGCGCACTTTGGTTATTTGAAAAGCGAAGAGATGAGTTTTGCGGATTAAAATTACCAAAAAAAGCATTCATATCAAGGAGTTTTGTCTGCGGAATGATAAGCCCCTCATCAAGACTCAACGCATACAAAAATGGCTTAAGCGTAGAGCCGACATTTCGTTTGGCTTGGATTCCATCAACTTGCCCATAATTTGCCAAATCATAAAAATCCTGCGAGCCGATATAAGCGATTATATTTTTATCCTCTGCGCCTATAAGCACAAAAGCAAGATTGCGGATTTGTTGGGGTTGGAGCGTTTGTGCGTAGTTTTTAGCAAGTGATTCAAACCGAATCTGAATGCTTTTGTCAATATGCGTATAAAACACTTTGCGATCAGGAAAGGTTTTGGCTAGAAACATCGTATAATGCGGAGCGATTGAGTTTTGACGATGCAAGCTTGGCAGTGGCTCTAGGATAGAGAGCTTATAAGTTAGCTCATCGATAAGAGAGGCATTTTTTGCGCGAAGCAAAAGATTATCGCGTTTGGCACGAAGCTTTTGTGGATTCTGCTGCAAGAGATTTGGCGCATTTGGAAGCACCGCCAAAAACGCAATTTGCGCTGGACTCAATCGCGCTAAAGGCTTATCAAAATACAACAACGAAGCAGTTTTTATCCCGATGATATTATTACCATAAGGCGCATTATCGACATAAAGCCTAAAAATATGCTCTTTTGGTAGATTCCACTCAAGTCGCACAGCCTGCAAGCTTTCTTGTATTTTTGTTGCAATATCTCGATTTGGATTATGCATTCCTAATTTGATAGCTTGCATACTTATCGTGCTTGCACCTTGTGGTTTGGATTGGCTTGCAAAATTCATAAGGTTAGATTTTGCCGCACGAGCAATGCTTAACATATCCACGCCAAAATGCGACAAAAAACGTTTGTCTTCATATAACAGCACGAAATCTTGAAGCATTTTTGGAATATGCTCTTTTTGCGCATCAATGCTGATTTTGAAATTTTCATTTTGATTGACAAAAAGCGATAAAAGCTCGCCATTTTTATCAAAACTCACCAAAGATTCTGGCTCGAAGTAAAGTGGCTTAAGGCTTGTATAAAAAAACAAAAAAACACCCAAAACAACGCATACAACAACACACACAATAATATTTGCAATGCTTTTATATGAAATGACTTTATACAATCTAGCTTTATTAGATTTGGCAAATTTAGCGATTTTTAACTTAGATTTTAACTTTGTTTTGAAATTGATTTTTGAATGATTTTTCATTTGGTTTTTGCGCGCTCCATTTTTTTATAATGATGTTTTTATTTTGCATATCTTAAAAATCAAAAAGTGATTATAACCCAAATCCTCTCATCATTTCATCATTGCTTTTTTGTCATCATTGGCTTTTTTGTCTCACTACTCATTCTAGTCGCACACAAACCACAAAACAAGAATCTAAATTTAAAATTTATGCTACAATACACGCTTTATTCGGCTTGATATTTGATGAAGCTTAAGGGGGAAAAAGCAATGATGAGACAATATAAGAATCTAACATTCAAATCTCTTATAAAATCTAAAATTTTTCTCCTCTTTGTGCTTGTAGCACTTGGAATCTTTGTAGGCGCAATCGCGATAAATAGCACAAAGCAAAAATTTGACATTACACTTTCACTGCCGACTTTCAAAGACAAAGGCACACACATCGAAATCTCACTCACCCTATCAGCAAATCAAAACATCGATATAACCCAAATCCAACATATAACACTCATCAACAACAAGCCCCTAAGCGCGTATCAAGCAAAATTAAACAAACTTAGCCCTTTAGCCTCAATCTCACGCTCAATGCGCCAAAAAGCGAAAAAACACTTCAGTTTCTCTTTCAGCTAAGCTTACTAAATCAAAGCAACAAAAACATCACCCGCACAATAGAGCTAGATTCTGCAAATAAAGTGCTTGGCGTGCAAACTTACAGCAAATCAAAAACCATAGAAATCTACCTTAGCCAAGATCCAAAAAGCCAAAACATCACACAAGATACAATCCAAAATCTCATCACAATAGCCACAAATTCTGACTCAATCATTGCCACACAAGCTATCCTTGATGGAAGCAAGGTTACACTCACTGGCAATTTTATCCCTGGACATGACTACAAAATCACACTTGATGCGCCTTATAATACTTCGATAAATGCGCGTTTCAAAGATCTCAATCCCCATATCGCATTTGCAAGCAATGGTATCATTATGCCAAGCAAAAATAACCTCAAAATCGGCGTCCTAAGCGTAAATATCAAATCCTCAAAGCTCCAAATCCACAAAATCTATCCAAACAACATCACAGAGCTTTTGCATAATTATTACTCATTTGCTGAAAATTCAAAAAATATATCAGATTCTACGCTTGGAAAGACAGCAGATACAATTACAACCCAAACAATCACTTTTGATACAAACACTCAAGATGAAACCCAAACAATCCTTGATCTCACAAAGCTTCTCAAAAATAAAGAAAATGGCGTATATGTGCTTACTCTCTCCACATCTAGAGATAATGTATCAGGCACGATTAAAGCATGCCAAAATGATGATGAAGAAGACGAAGATGATGAGGGCGAATGGATTTCTTATAGTTGCGAACAATACATAGAATCTAACCTCAACTCCCAAAAGCTTATCGTCTTATCAGACATCGGGCTTAGTGTGCGACAAGATAAGGCGACAACTTATGTCAATACTTTTAATGTGCAGACAAATAAACCCCTACAAGGCGCAACAATCAAGCTCATCTCAACAAACAATCAAGTTATAGATTCTGCCTTGAGTGATATAAATGGGCTTGTAAAGCTTAACCACAAATCATCACAGCCACTCTACATCATCGCGCAATACGGAAATGATATAAATTATCTTGATTTTAAAACCCCTCAAGGATTTTTTGATGGGCTTGATACAACGGGCGTAACCCTCACAAACAACACAAACACCTTCCTCTATACAGACAGAGGTATCATAAATCCGGGCGAAGATATTCATATCAATACCATTATCCGCAACCAGAATCTAAGCAAAGCCCCAATCAAACTCTCTATCATCAATCCACGAGGCGATAAAATCATCAAAGACAAAACCATAAACCCCATTGGATTTGGGCTATATAGCTATAAATTTGAAACTGATACAAACTTTGCGACAGGCTCTTATCAAGCCATAGTCAATATTGGCGGGGTTTTGTATCGGCAGAATTTTCAAGTTGAAAACATTATCCCAAATAAAATCAAAGTCAATATAGATTCTGCGCCATATATCCAACAACAAGACAAACAGCTTGATTTTACGCTTAATTCAATATATCTTAGCGGTGTAAAAGCGGATTCTCTCAAATATGTCGCCACAATTACTGCTAGAGCACTCTCCTTTAGCTCAAAAATATATAAAGATTTTTCTTTCAATAACGCAAGCAGAAATGATTATGGATTCTCAAAGCAATTTAGTGGCAATCTTGATAAAGAAGGCAATGCACACCTTAGCCTTAATCTTGATGAGCTTGATTCTCAAAATCTCAATCTCTCAATCAATGCCAAAGTGTTTGAAAACACAGGACACCCTGTGATAAATCAAACCAATGTGAAGTTTTATGCAGCCCCAAATGTCATAGGCGTGAAAGTTCCATCGCGCTATATTGATATGCAAAAACCATTCACACTTCCTGTGATCCTACTCAATAGCCTAGAAGACAAGCCAATCGCTAACACAAAGCTTCACTACAAAATCTACAAAAACGATCGGTATTGGTGGTGGGATTATGATGTGATGATGGAAAATTTTAATGCCAAAATCAAATCTGACATTAGCACAACCTTAATCAAAGAAGGCGAGATCACATCAGCCTTGCAGCCAGTAGAGATCAAAGAAGATTTAAGTGCGTTAGTGCAGGATTATGATTCTGTGTTTGTTGAGATTTCAGATGGAGTGCAAAGCCCAAGGATTATTTGGCTTGTGGCGGATTTTTATGGTGAAGCAAGCCTCAAAGCAAGCAATCCCTCACGACTTGCCCTCACGCTTGATAAACCAAAATACAATGTCGGCGAAAACGCTCTTTTGCAATTCCAATCTAAACATCAAGGTAAAGCCCTCATCACACTAAGCTATGGCGACAAAATCCTAAAAACCGACCTCATAGACGCGAGCAAAACAACCACTTATCAAATACCAATCCTTCCTAGCTATGCGCCAAATATACACGCAAGCGTTACACTTCTCTCACTTGATCCAAGCACAGCCACTTCAAAGCGAAGCTTTGGGCTTATCTCCATTCCGATTGTGGATTCTGCCCTTGATCTCAAACCAGAGATACAAGTCCAAGAGCAAGTCAAGCCAAATTCTATGCTCCATATCAAAATCTCAAATCCCAAAAAGCAAAAAATGGCTTACACGCTTGCTATTGTCGATAATGGAATCTTAGATATTATCAATTTCAAAACCCCTGATCCGCTTGCAGGACTCTATAAAAAGCTTGCTTTTGGAATCTCTATTGTTGATATTATAGTAATTTCATCTCTGAAGTGTTAGGTATCGTGCATCAATCCGTGCTTATCGGCGGAAGCGAGGGTGAGTCCTACCAATCAAGCCAAGCTTTAGGCAAAAAGCGCAAAGAGAATCTAAGCTATTTTGTGAGCGGGGTAAGTGGCGAGCAAGGCGAGGAAGTGATTTCTTATCAGTTGCCAAATTATGTAGGTTCAGTGCGTGTAATGCTTGTAGTCGCAAATGATACAAGTGTCGGAAGCGCAGAATCTAATGTAATCATTTCTGATAAAGCAAACCTCTATTCAAACCTTGCAAGCGAGCTAAAAATTGATGATAAAGTGATTATGCCTCTTGAAGTTGTCGCGCAAGAGGGCGTTACACTCCAAAAAGTAAATTTTAAATTTGATGGTGATTTGGCGATAAAGACACTTGATTCTACTTACAATCAAAACCGCACACAAATGATGCAATTCCTCGAAGTCAAGCCAAAACAACTTGGTGAGAGCAAACTCACAATCACAATGAATGCCAAAACCTCGCAAGGCGAAGTGAGCCAAACCCAAACCTACACGCTCAATATCACCTCGCCAAATACCAGCATCACCGATGAGGAGCTCTTTGAGCTTACCAAACACGATAAGCGCACCCTCCAAGCAAAGCAAGCCTACATTCCGGGCTCTCAAATCCAATCTCTCAATGTCTCGCCAACCCCCCTCCTACCCAAATACCAAGACAAAGTGCAGTATCTGCTTGGATATATGTATGGCTGTATCGAGCAAAGCTCAAGCGCGACTATGCCTTTGATTTTGGGATTTGAGGGCGTAAAGCTAGAATCTAGCGAGCAAATCAGACAAAAAGCACAAAAAAGCATTAATAGAATCCTAAATTTCCAAAAAAGCAATGGTGGGTTTGGGTATTGGATAGATTCTAAGATGTCTCATGACTTTGGAAGCGAGTATGCGACGTTGTTTTTACTCACTGCGAAGCAAAAGGGATTTGAGATTCCAGACTATGCGCTCAAATCATGGGAGAAATACGCGCTCAATCGCACAAATAATGCAAATCTAAAATCTGAATTCAAAACCAATGCGCTTTTTTTGCTCGCACTCAATGGCACGCCAAATATCGCTGTGATGAATGAAATCTACCGCAAAAATTTCAAAGAGCTTCCCTTGCGCCAAAAGCTAGCACTAGGCGCAGCATACAAGCTTAGCGGGCTAGATTCTATCGCCAAAGAGATCCGCGCTAAAGTCGCTGATGAGCTTACACATACAAACCAAAATACATATGCAGATATTGGCGGAGATTATTATTACTATGGAAGTAGCATTACTCACAAAGCGATGAGTGCGTATTTTTTAAATATCATCGATGAAAAGCCGGATTTGGCACTTATCAAAGAGCTTTCACAAACGATGAGCGAAAAGCGATGGATGGGCACTCAAGATATAGCGACTACACTTCTTGCCCTAAGTAGCCTCAAAGAATCAAGCAAAGAAGTCCGCTTTAGCCTCAATGACAAGGATTACACGATTTCTAAGCCTACGCGCTTTATGCTTGCGGATTCTAATAAAACAAAAAACATCATTACCGCCAAAGACAACACAATCTATGTCTCATTTATGACGCAAGGTATCCCTGAAAGCGATCCATTAAGCCTCAAAGAAATCACAAACAATCTCCAGATAAAAAGGCGATTTTTTGAAATCAATGCAAATGGTAAAGAAATGCCTATAAATCCAGAGAATCTACCGCTTTCAAAGACATTTTATGTAGAAATCACCCTCCAAAATACAAGCTCTAATCCGATTAAAAATATCGCCCTTACGCAAATCATTCCAACAGGCTGGGAAATCGAAAATACCAGAATCAAACAAAGCAATAATGATGAAAATGATGAAGATGAAGAGGGCACAAACAATTCCACAATAGCCAATGATCCAGCCCTAAGCTATATGGATATAAAGCGCGATCGTGTGATATTTTTCTTTGATGATTGGATAGAGCCTCTCCGAAATGGCGATAGCTCAAGCACACGCAAAGTTTATATTAAATTTAATACCACACTCAAAGGCGAATACATCTTAAGCGGTGCGTATGCAGAAGCGATGTATAACCATAACTTTGAAGCACGCACAAAAGCGATAAAAGTCAAAGTAAAAGACTAAGATTAAAGGCTTTTTGCCATAGAATCTAGATTCTGGTTTGATTCTCTTTCTATTGCCACGCTCGTTACACTTGCTCGCAATGACAAGAAATTTACTTAAAAAAGCTCGCTGTGAGAGCCAACTTGGGCTAAATATAGCTCCAAAACATCATCGATAATCCTATACACAAGAAGCAAATCAGGCTTTATATGGCATTCTTTGAAGTCTTTGTATTTGCCTTTGAGCTTGTGGTCTTTGTATTTTGGCTCGAGTTTCTCACCATTTGCAAGCTTGGTAACCGCCTCATCGATTAGGGCTAAATCATCTTTTTTGATTTTCTTGCGTTGGTTTTTGTATGAGTTTGAAACTCTGATTTGGTATTTACTCATCGATTTTTGCTTTATATTCGTTTATGTCTTTATAAAGATGAGTTTTGCCTTGCTTGTATTCTTTTATGGCTTTGTCAAGAGCATTGACAAGTTTTGGCTTTGGTTTTTCTTTTTTGGTTGTGAGTTTTGCTTGCGCGCCTTTGGCAAGCCCCTTAAAAGCTGGCAGAAACTCTTCTTTGACATTTTCTATCACGATAGTCATCTTTACTCCTTATCTTTTTAGATTCTGGCATTATACACTATTTGGATTCTATGAGTTTAATCTCAGAATCTGTTAAATTATAGAGTTTATAAACTAAAGAGTCGATTTTAGATTCTAGCTCTGCGGTGGAATCTGCTATTTTGTCATTGCGAGCCGATTTATCGGCGTGGCAATCTATTTTGTCGGTGTTGTCATTGCGAGAATCTGCGCGCACCACTTCGTCATTCTGAGTTTTCGTAGAAAACGAAGAATCCACTTGACTTGATTGTCTTTTTCTAGATTCTTCGGGCAAGCCCTCAGAATGACGAGGGTTAGATTCTGGATTTTGCTTCGGGCTAGCCTTGCAACTCATTTTGCTTTGCACAAAACAGCTTACGCTTGAGACGCCACGCTCGTTACACTTGCTCGCAATGACAAGAAATTTACTTAAAAAGCTCGCTGTGAGAGCCGATATTGATAGCTTTTAGGATAAGAAGTTGTTTGTGTTTTTGATAGATAAGTAGCAAATCAGGCTTTATCTAGCATTCTCTAAAGTCTTAAACTCGCCTTTGAGCTTGTGGTCTTTATGCTTTGGCTCTAGAGTTTCGTCTCTAGCGAGTTTATCAAGGATATTTTCAACGAGTTCTAAGTCGTTTTTGTCGATATTTTTTATATTTTATTGTATTGTTTTGAGTAGATAATCTCATATCTCATCTTTGAAAATGTCCTTATGCATTCTTTTGCCCTCTCATAAGCTTTGATTTTGCCTGCTTTGTAGGCTTTTTCTAGCTGCTCGCTTTCATTTTTCCACTCTTGTGCTATTTCAGACATGGTTTTTTTGTCCTCATTTTTGCTTTCATTGTTTTGCTTAAACCCCTCAAAGCTGGCAGAAACTCTTCTTTGACATTTTCTATCACGATAGTCATCTTTGCTCCTTTGATGAGATTCTAACTTTATTTGCAACGATGGTTTGAGGTTTTGATTTGACAAGCTTATTAAATTCACCCTATTTATTTTTAGCTAAGCTTTTACCTATAAACCAAGTGCAAAACGCCAATGCTACAAGGCTAAATCCAACCAAAATAATTCCATATATCATTCTAACTCCTCTAAGATTTTGATTTGCTCTTTGTGCTTAAGCATTACAAATACAAAAGCACAAATTAAGAAAATGAGTATAACCACACCTATACACATTTTAAGAAATGTGATACTTTCTAAATTTGCGACTGCGTAGCCTAGCACACCAAAGATTGAAGTAAGAAATAACACACCAAAAACCCTTAATGTGTTGAATTCTCTTTTTACTATCCTTTTTACTCATAGCCTGGGATTATAGCACAAAATATCTATAGCATTTTTTTAATCAAGCCTAAAATTTATATTTATTATTTTTGAATTTGTGGATTCTTCGGGCAAGCCCTCGCAATGATAAGTTGGAATGTCATTGCGAGCGGCTTTGTCCGCGTGGCAATCCACTTTGTCGGTGTTGTCGTCATTGCGAAGCCCTTTAGGGCTGTGGCAATCCACTTGTTTTTTTCTGGATTGCTTCGCAACGCTTTCAATGACGGCTTAGGATTCTATTATTTTAATCTCAGATTCTGTTAAATCGTAGAGTTTATAGACTAAAGAGTCGATTTTAGATTCTAGCTCTGCGGTGGAATCTGCTATTTTGTCATTGCGAGAATCTGCGCTAGTAGATTCGTGGCAATCCATTATTTGAGTTTTAGATTCTGGATTGCCGCGCTCACTGCGTTTGCTCGCAATGACGGGTTGGGCTTAGATTCTCTATTGCAACGCTAACGCTTACAATGACTAAATCGTGATTTTTGAAGCTTTCAAAGAGAGATTGGCACACCACATAGCGCACAATTTCTCTCGGAGTGTAGTAGCTTCCTGTGGCTTTGCGCGCGCTTTCTTTTGTTTCTGGGTTAAACTCTGCTAGGAGGTTTTCAAAGATTTGTCCTAAAAGCTCGGGATCAAGTCCTACTTCTTGATCACTTGGGCTTTGCTCATCTATGGTGAAATGATAAATTTTGAGTATTTCAAAGAGGGTTTCAAATACTTCATTTGGCACAAGATTAAGCTCTTTTAAAAATCTTATAAAAAGCACTCTGCCTATGAGTTTGAGGGCGAAGTCTTTTTTCTGCTCATCTTTAGATTCTGTGATGATTTTTGAAGTGGGGATTTGAGTGGTTATCTTATCAAAGGCTTTTTTTATCTCGTTATAAAACTCTTTGTTGATAGGCTCTATCTCGAAAGCTTTGGTGATTTGCTCTTTTGTGTTGGCATTTAGAAGCCATGAAAGCTGTTTTTTGGCTGTGAGGATTGGGATATTTTGCCCTAAGATAAAGCTTTGTCGTTTGAAGTTGGAGAAGTATTTTTTTGTCTTGCTGTCATAACCTGTGGTGATGAGAGAAAAGCGGAATTTTTGTGGGGCAGATTCTTCATAAAATACTGCTAGGATAAGATCAAGGCTTGTATTGCTTGCAAATCTTTTTAGCTCATTATGCACGCTTATCTTGGCGTTGATAGACGCACAGGAAAAGACATAAAATCCTAGCTCAAAGCCATTCTAAACTTAATGGCTTAAAAACTTCGATGTAGGATTTGAGGTGCTTGTAAGATGTATCAAGCTTGTGTGCTTTGGAATCTTGCAGGTCAAGATGAACTTGGGTAAAAGTGCTTAAGACAAAGTCTTGTAATCTCTCAAAATCATAGCCTTGGGAGATGAAGTTATCTAGATTTTGTTTGAAGTCGCTCATAATGTGTCCTTAGTTTTAAAGTTTGGTTTTGGTAACTATTTGTCATTGCAAAAGCTTACGCGCACTGCTTCGTCATTCTTAAGTTTTTGTAGAAAACGAAGAGTTATACCTTGTTTTTGCTGGATTCATGGTTATTCTCCTTGTTGGGATTAAGTATAGGTGAGTATAGGCTGGTAAAAAGTTATGATAAATTTGCATTTATAGCACATTTTGGCTTAAAAGCTCCAAGCCTCATTAGGTTTCATTAAGCTTCATAATGATATGAGATTGCACTTTACAAATGAGTTTAGATTTTGGTTTGTTTGATTTGTTTATTGAATCTTATTTGATTTTATTGATTCCGATTGATTCCCATTGCAAGTGCGGTGATTATGGCGGTTTGAGATTTGAGGATAAATGGTATAGGTAGCGTGTAGGCAGTCTGAATGAGTGTGCGCTCTTCTTTGCTAAACCCACCCTCAGGTCCAATGACAAGCACAGAATCAAGACTTGATACACTCTCAAATGCTTCACCCTCAAAGTCAAGTCGCGCTATGTTTGGATAAAGATGAAGCACTTCGCTAAGATTTGAGAGAATCTCGATTTCTAGCACATTGCTTCTGCCACATTGTTGTGATGAGGCGATGAGGATTTTTTCGCACCGCTGGATATTTGGATTCTGATTGTGCTGACTTAGCGCAGCATAAAATAAACTTAGCTTTCCGAGTCCGAGCTCATTAAGAAATGGAAGTGTTTTTTCGATTGTTTTGACATCAGTAATCGCCCATATAATGTGGCTAAATGACAATGGCTTTTTGGGCAAAAAGATAGAATCTTGCAAGCTCAAAGTCGCACTTTTGCGCCCAATAGAGATGAGATGATAGGTATAGAGCATATCATCTTTGAGATTGCGGAGTTTTAGGGGCTTAGTCTTATCTGTCCTGCGTGAATGATAGATATGGCTAAATGCCTCGCCTTCAAGCGTGATTTCTTGATTTTTGGCGTCTTTGTGGAAGAGGAATTGCATTTAGATAATCCTAAATGTAAATAAAATCGCACCAACCAAATCACAAATATATAAAATCTTGCAAAATCGTATGTATGAGCGCATAAGATTCTCGCTTGTTTTGGCGAGTTTGAGTCTTTTTAGCCTTAGGATCTCACCTGCAAATACAAACACCACATATACAATCATCGCCACCACTTGCCAGCTCATAGCCCACTGCATACTTGCAAGGATAAACAGCCCACTAAAGCTACCCACAGCCACCAAAAGAAAAATAATAGGCATTACAAACCATATTTTTACAATCACTTTTTGGTAGGTTTTGTATGTAAAAAGCGTGTAGATATTGATAAGAAATGGTATCGGGAAAAACGCCATAAAAAAGCTATGAAAAAAAACCATATCATTAAAAGCTTTTATCGTCATATCAAAATCTTGTGGCATAGATTCTCCTTTGGTTTGTTGGCTTGCTTACTGCTTGCTCTTGGCTTTGGAAGCGAAATTATAGCATTAATTCAATGATTCGACTAAAAATATTAATCTTAGCGTATTATTATTATGCGTTATATTTAAAGAACAACTAAAGGGTGTGAGTGCAGAAAATTGGAGTATTATTACTCAATATGGGTGGTCCGACTGATATTTATGGGGTGGAGAATTTTTTAAAAAATATCTTTAATGATCCTGTGATACTGCCTATCAAAAACCCACTGATACGAAAAATAGTCAGCTCGGCGATCGTATCAAAGCGGCTTGAATATGTCAAAAACATTTACCGCGCTATCGGCGGAGGCTCGCCTATCATCAAACATACCTTTAGCCTCACCCAAAAGCTTAACACTCTAGATTCTCAACGCACATATTCATATTCGATGCGCTATTCACCGCCATTTGCCAAAGATGCTTTGCAAGAATTTAAAGACAATAACATTAACGACATTGTGCTATTTAGCATGTATCCGCAGTCTTCTTTCACGACGATCCACTCCTCGCTTAATGAAGTGCATCAGAATCTAAAAGAGCTAGAATACAAGCCACGCGTTCGGGTGATTGAGCATTATTACGATCATGAGCCATTTTATCATTTGATTACAGATGAGATTGAGCGCGTGCTTAATGGCGAGGATGCACGGGATTTTATCCTCATACTCTCAGCGCATGGACTGCCTAAAAATGTCGTTGATAAAGGTGATACTTACCCGCAACAATGCCAAAGGGGGCTAGAAATCATCTCTGAGATTTGCAAGCAAAGAGGAATGGCATTTGATGAGATAAAACTCTCATATCAGTCCAAAGTCGGTCCTATGAAATGGATAAAGCCCGCGACAAGCGATGTGATTGCAGAATCTAAACACAAAAAAATCATCATTTATCCTATCGCTTTTAGCGTGGATAATTCCGAGACGGATTATGAGCTTCGCATAGAATACGCGAAATTAGCAAAATCTTTGAATGTGAAAGATTATCGGGTGTGCTTGTGTATGAATGATTCTGAAGCATTTGCGCAGATGATTATTGATCTCATCGCCCAAAAATGCCCCTAACTTCAATAATGCACTAAACAATAAACTAAGGAGTATGTATGCAAATTATGCAAATATGGTATAAAAACTTTGTAGTAGGTATTTTGCTTGTAATGATTATACTAGCTAGTGGGTGCAAAGATGAAAAAATCTCTCAAGATTCTATTAGCACCTCTGAAGCCACACTAAATACGCAAGCAAATGATTTAGACAAAAAAAGCTACGCAGGGCTTGAAGATGTGTTTCAAGATACAAGCACACTAGAATCTAAAAACAAATATATGATGTTTGTGTTTGGTGCAAATGGCTGTCAATACTGCGAGCGACTCAAAGAAGATATAAAAAACAATCAAGAGCTCAAAGACTACATAAAAGATCATTTTAGCGCGTATTATATCAATCTTAGCTACTCCAAACTCCACACATTCAAAATCCCAATCCAAAAAAAAGAATACGAGCTTACCACAAGGCAGCTTGCTGAAATTTATAATATCCTTCCTACACCTACGATTGTATTTTCAAACGCCGATGGCAAAACGATTCTAAGCTATCCTAGCTACCTTCCTCCACAGCAGTTTTTCGCGCTTTTGCGATTTATTAGCGAGGGTGAGTGGCAAAAAGCTCAAGGTGATGAAGCCAAGCTCAAATCATTACTTCAAAAATATCTCACACCACAATCATAAGGACAATGTATGCAAACTTCTACATTTTGGCGGTATTTTAAATTTTTGTATTCGTTTTGGGTGATTTTACCTGTTGTGTTTTTTTATGCGTTTGCTTGTGGCATAGCGACTTTTATCGAGAATGACTATGGAAGCGTGGCTGCAAGGGCTATGATTTATAATGCGTGGTGGTTTGATATTTTGCATATGTATTTGGCGTTGGCACTACTTGCTAGCTTTATCAAATCAAACGCATGGCAGCGCAAAAAATACGCTTCTTTGGTGCTTCATTTTTCGTTTGTTGTGATTATCATTGGCGCAGGCATTACGCGATTTTTTGGCAATGAAGGAAATATGAGTATTCCTGAAGGGCAGAGTGTAAATTATTATTACACAAGCGAGAATTATCTCAATATCACAGGGCTTAATGAGCAATGGCAGAAAGATTATGCCTCCATAAAAGCCGACATCACAACCTATGGCACACTTTTTAGTAAGCCCAAACTCAAAGCCAAAACTACGCTTTTTGACAA carries:
- a CDS encoding 16S rRNA (uracil(1498)-N(3))-methyltransferase; the protein is MQFLFHKDAKNQEITLEGEAFSHIYHSRRTDKTKPLKLRNLKDDMLYTYHLISIGRKSATLSLQDSIFLPKKPLSFSHIIWAITDVKTIEKTLPFLNELGLGKLSLFYAALSQHNQNPNIQRCEKILIASSQQCGRSNVLEIEILSNLSEVLHLYPNIARLDFEGEAFESVSSLDSVLVIGPEGGFSKEERTLIQTAYTLPIPFILKSQTAIITALAMGINRNQ
- the hemH gene encoding ferrochelatase; its protein translation is MQKIGVLLLNMGGPTDIYGVENFLKNIFNDPVILPIKNPLIRKIVSSAIVSKRLEYVKNIYRAIGGGSPIIKHTFSLTQKLNTLDSQRTYSYSMRYSPPFAKDALQEFKDNNINDIVLFSMYPQSSFTTIHSSLNEVHQNLKELEYKPRVRVIEHYYDHEPFYHLITDEIERVLNGEDARDFILILSAHGLPKNVVDKGDTYPQQCQRGLEIISEICKQRGMAFDEIKLSYQSKVGPMKWIKPATSDVIAESKHKKIIIYPIAFSVDNSETDYELRIEYAKLAKSLNVKDYRVCLCMNDSEAFAQMIIDLIAQKCP
- a CDS encoding type II toxin-antitoxin system YafQ family toxin — encoded protein: MSKYQIRVSNSYKNQRKKIKKDDLALIDEAVTKLANGEKLEPKYKDHKLKGKYKDFKECHIKPDLLLVYRIIDDVLELYLAQVGSHSELF
- a CDS encoding conserved domain protein — translated: MLGIVHQSVLIGGSEGESYQSSQALGKKRKENLSYFVSGVSGEQGEEVISYQLPNYVGSVRVMLVVANDTSVGSAESNVIISDKANLYSNLASELKIDDKVIMPLEVVAQEGVTLQKVNFKFDGDLAIKTLDSTYNQNRTQMMQFLEVKPKQLGESKLTITMNAKTSQGEVSQTQTYTLNITSPNTSITDEELFELTKHDKRTLQAKQAYIPGSQIQSLNVSPTPLLPKYQDKVQYLLGYMYGCIEQSSSATMPLILGFEGVKLESSEQIRQKAQKSINRILNFQKSNGGFGYWIDSKMSHDFGSEYATLFLLTAKQKGFEIPDYALKSWEKYALNRTNNANLKSEFKTNALFLLALNGTPNIAVMNEIYRKNFKELPLRQKLALGAAYKLSGLDSIAKEIRAKVADELTHTNQNTYADIGGDYYYYGSSITHKAMSAYFLNIIDEKPDLALIKELSQTMSEKRWMGTQDIATTLLALSSLKESSKEVRFSLNDKDYTISKPTRFMLADSNKTKNIITAKDNTIYVSFMTQGIPESDPLSLKEITNNLQIKRRFFEINANGKEMPINPENLPLSKTFYVEITLQNTSSNPIKNIALTQIIPTGWEIENTRIKQSNNDENDEDEEGTNNSTIANDPALSYMDIKRDRVIFFFDDWIEPLRNGDSSSTRKVYIKFNTTLKGEYILSGAYAEAMYNHNFEARTKAIKVKVKD
- a CDS encoding type II toxin-antitoxin system YafQ family toxin; the protein is MKNIDKNDLELVENILDKLARDETLEPKHKDHKLKGEFKTLENAR
- a CDS encoding type I restriction-modification system subunit M, encoding MHNELKRFASNTSLDLILAVFYEESAPQKFRFSLITTGYDSKTKKYFSNFKRQSFILGQNIPILTAKKQLSWLLNANTKEQITKAFEIEPINKEFYNEIKKAFDKITTQIPTSKIITESKDEQKKDFALKLIGRVLFIRFLKELNLVPNEVFETLFEILKIYHFTIDEQSPSDQEVGLDPELLGQIFENLLAEFNPETKESARKATGSYYTPREIVRYVVCQSLFESFKNHDLVIVSVSVAIENLSPTRHCEQTQ